From Stenotrophomonas nitritireducens, the proteins below share one genomic window:
- a CDS encoding DUF2058 domain-containing protein, whose translation MAKGNPLQEQLLKAGLVKKSQVSQVAREQVKARHGKGPATATDSQREAERARAEKAEKDRLLAAERNAQRRADELRAQARQIIGDRKLPRAGELEYRFNDGTLIRTMLVTEALRTQLANGALVIARDGDSFVLLPRVAAEKVRERDASLIVLDHGQSADTPATTGNADDDAYYAQFQVPDDLMW comes from the coding sequence ATGGCAAAGGGTAATCCGCTGCAGGAACAGCTGCTCAAGGCTGGTCTGGTGAAGAAATCGCAGGTCTCGCAGGTGGCGCGTGAGCAGGTCAAGGCCCGCCACGGCAAAGGCCCGGCGACGGCGACCGACAGCCAACGCGAAGCAGAGCGTGCGCGTGCCGAAAAGGCCGAGAAGGACCGCCTGCTGGCCGCCGAGCGCAATGCCCAGCGCCGCGCCGATGAACTGCGCGCGCAGGCCCGGCAGATCATCGGCGACCGCAAGCTGCCGCGCGCTGGCGAGCTGGAATACCGCTTCAACGACGGCACCCTGATCCGCACGATGCTGGTCACCGAAGCGCTGCGTACCCAGTTGGCCAATGGCGCGCTGGTGATCGCGCGCGATGGCGACAGCTTCGTGCTGCTGCCGCGTGTTGCCGCCGAAAAAGTGCGAGAGCGGGATGCCAGCCTGATCGTGCTCGACCACGGCCAGAGCGCGGACACGCCGGCTACCACCGGCAATGCCGACGACGATGCCTACTACGCGCAGTTCCAGGTGCCCGACGACCTGATGTGGTGA
- a CDS encoding AzlD domain-containing protein, which produces MRLWAWIVLGCVAAWSIKFAGYLVPVHWLQSPRMNRVAGCLTIGLLASLTAMNTVSAGQGLAFDARIGAVLAAAVALMLRLPFLLVVIVGAAAAALIRLL; this is translated from the coding sequence ATGAGACTGTGGGCGTGGATCGTGCTGGGTTGTGTTGCCGCATGGTCGATCAAGTTTGCCGGTTACCTGGTGCCGGTGCATTGGCTGCAGTCACCGCGCATGAACCGTGTGGCCGGCTGCCTGACGATAGGTCTGCTGGCCTCGTTGACGGCGATGAATACCGTTTCGGCCGGGCAAGGGCTGGCCTTCGACGCGCGCATCGGCGCGGTGTTGGCGGCAGCGGTTGCGTTGATGCTGCGGCTGCCGTTTCTGCTGGTGGTGATTGTGGGTGCGGCGGCAGCGGCGCTGATTCGCCTGCTGTGA
- a CDS encoding IclR family transcriptional regulator, with amino-acid sequence MSSPQATPLKEQTRYMVPALEKGLNMLQLFGQNGELSFTQVCQRTGLPKASVYRTVQTLEQMRFLTRNSTSGGYSLGISVLRLGFDYLSSMDIVQIGRPVLQRLRDTTSYSAQLCVLDGRDIVYVARASAVGEAAAAVGVGTRLPAHCTAIGRVLLMALPQQDLSQLFPEPSFSFTTEQGPKTPQELIELLGSDYRRGHAISESFYQPGVSAVAYPLRDRDGNVVASISVMVPRSVLPADLKNSLSTQVQKAAREIEKFLHAA; translated from the coding sequence ATGTCATCGCCCCAAGCAACACCCCTGAAAGAACAGACCCGCTACATGGTGCCTGCGCTGGAGAAAGGCCTGAACATGTTGCAGCTGTTTGGACAGAATGGCGAGCTGAGCTTCACCCAGGTCTGCCAGCGCACCGGCCTGCCCAAAGCATCGGTGTACCGCACGGTGCAGACGCTGGAGCAGATGCGCTTCCTTACCCGCAATAGCACCAGTGGCGGTTACAGCCTGGGCATCAGCGTACTGCGCCTGGGCTTTGACTATCTGTCATCGATGGACATCGTGCAGATCGGGCGGCCGGTGCTACAGCGCCTGCGCGACACCACCAGCTATTCGGCTCAACTGTGCGTGCTGGATGGGCGTGACATCGTCTACGTCGCACGGGCCAGTGCGGTTGGCGAAGCAGCGGCCGCAGTGGGCGTGGGTACCCGCCTGCCTGCGCATTGCACCGCCATTGGCCGGGTATTGCTGATGGCCCTGCCACAGCAGGACCTCAGCCAGCTGTTCCCCGAACCCAGCTTCTCCTTCACCACCGAGCAGGGCCCGAAGACGCCGCAGGAGCTGATCGAACTGCTCGGCAGCGACTACCGGCGCGGCCATGCCATCAGCGAGTCGTTCTACCAGCCCGGCGTATCCGCGGTGGCCTACCCACTGCGGGACCGCGACGGCAACGTGGTGGCGTCGATCAGCGTCATGGTTCCGCGCTCGGTCCTGCCCGCAGACCTGAAGAATTCGCTGAGCACACAGGTGCAGAAAGCCGCGCGTGAAATCGAAAAGTTCCTGCACGCCGCCTAG
- a CDS encoding GNAT family N-acetyltransferase yields MRDASVADADALSALVTPLARHLLDADSAASAHAFLASLTADSFAERLGNKEFAHYVVDDGGALAGMIAMRGDSHIHHLFVSRSSRRRGIARLLWEHALRVHGRREYTVNSSEVAVPVYERFGFISKAAPQTVKGVRFVLMERPRLVQRVVQKQYLNDVLSLPGKS; encoded by the coding sequence GTGCGCGACGCAAGCGTCGCCGACGCCGACGCGCTGAGCGCGCTGGTCACGCCGCTGGCACGGCACCTGCTGGATGCCGACAGCGCTGCCAGCGCGCACGCCTTCCTCGCTTCGCTGACCGCGGACAGCTTCGCCGAGCGCTTGGGCAATAAGGAATTCGCCCACTACGTGGTTGATGATGGTGGCGCACTCGCCGGCATGATCGCGATGCGTGGCGACAGCCACATCCATCATCTGTTTGTCAGCCGCAGCAGCCGTCGCCGCGGCATTGCGCGTTTGCTGTGGGAGCACGCGCTGCGCGTGCACGGGCGCCGCGAATACACGGTCAACTCGTCCGAAGTCGCGGTGCCGGTGTATGAGCGGTTCGGCTTCATCAGCAAGGCCGCGCCGCAGACAGTGAAGGGCGTGCGCTTCGTGCTGATGGAACGGCCGCGGCTGGTGCAGCGTGTGGTGCAGAAGCAGTACCTGAACGATGTGCTGTCGCTGCCGGGGAAAAGCTGA
- a CDS encoding phospholipase D family protein yields the protein MDTPSRSHRLLRFLAGLFGVLLLLVVSGLLLGDHLTPKAVGLPSQALPVQPRQTLIDRQLQPLLAENPGKSGAVYLSDGLDAYAARSIITRQAGRSLDLQYYMWHDDLLGHLLAHDVYQAAERGVRVRLLLDDMNAAGLDPQMLALDQHPNIEIRLYNPFRNRDGLWRLVEMVQRAFSINHRMHNKAWIADGRVAIVGGRNIGAEYFDARPDVNFRDLDLLLAGPVASDASSIFDEFWNSDAVVPIAALHYSTDQQMANFVSQAELDARQQEAAPYLQRVRARLSDAYLSKQLDLYWTKGVRIRSDPPRKPRGGDSSQWLVTRLVDVLGSAEHKSLLISPYFVPGATGTKALIGQVHDGVQVGIITNSLAANDVAAVHSGYMHYRRPLLAGGVQLYELKSRGHTSKASPFGSSGASLHTKAFLVDDRRGFVGSFNLDPRSAYLNTEMGALFDDPVLATRLHQEYLRLSSPEQSYWVYLNKDHELRWLDRAQTPPISLRTEPDTSFMLRASTRVISWLPLESQL from the coding sequence ATGGATACGCCCTCTCGTTCCCATCGCCTGCTGCGGTTCCTGGCCGGTCTGTTCGGCGTGCTGCTGTTGCTGGTGGTCAGCGGCTTGCTGCTGGGCGATCACCTGACGCCCAAGGCTGTTGGCCTGCCCTCGCAGGCCCTGCCGGTGCAGCCACGGCAAACCCTGATCGACCGCCAGCTGCAGCCACTGCTGGCGGAGAACCCGGGCAAAAGCGGCGCGGTGTACCTCTCCGACGGGCTCGACGCCTACGCGGCACGCTCCATCATCACCCGTCAGGCCGGGCGCAGCCTGGACCTGCAGTACTACATGTGGCACGACGACCTGCTCGGCCACCTGCTTGCCCACGATGTCTACCAGGCCGCCGAGCGCGGTGTACGCGTGCGCCTGCTGCTGGACGACATGAACGCCGCCGGGCTGGACCCGCAGATGCTGGCGCTGGACCAGCATCCCAACATCGAGATCCGCCTGTACAACCCATTCCGCAACCGCGACGGTCTGTGGCGACTGGTGGAAATGGTGCAACGGGCTTTCAGCATCAACCACCGCATGCACAACAAGGCATGGATCGCCGACGGGCGCGTTGCCATCGTCGGTGGTCGCAATATCGGTGCCGAATATTTCGACGCGCGCCCGGACGTGAACTTCCGCGACCTCGATCTACTGCTGGCCGGCCCGGTTGCCAGCGATGCGAGCAGCATCTTCGATGAGTTCTGGAACAGCGATGCCGTGGTGCCGATCGCCGCCCTGCACTACAGCACCGACCAGCAGATGGCCAACTTCGTCAGCCAGGCCGAACTGGACGCACGCCAGCAGGAGGCCGCGCCCTATCTGCAGCGCGTGCGCGCACGGCTCAGCGATGCCTATCTCAGCAAACAATTGGACCTGTATTGGACCAAGGGCGTCCGCATCCGTTCCGATCCGCCGCGAAAGCCCAGAGGTGGCGACAGCAGCCAATGGCTCGTCACCCGCCTGGTCGATGTACTGGGCAGCGCCGAGCACAAATCACTGTTGATATCGCCCTACTTCGTCCCCGGCGCGACCGGCACCAAGGCCCTGATCGGGCAGGTGCACGATGGCGTACAGGTCGGCATCATCACCAACTCGCTGGCCGCCAACGACGTGGCGGCCGTACACAGCGGCTACATGCATTACCGGCGTCCGCTACTGGCCGGCGGCGTGCAGCTTTACGAGCTGAAATCTCGCGGACATACCAGCAAGGCATCGCCGTTCGGCAGCAGCGGCGCCAGCCTGCATACCAAGGCCTTCCTGGTAGACGACCGCCGCGGCTTCGTCGGCTCGTTCAACCTCGACCCGCGCTCGGCCTACCTCAATACCGAAATGGGCGCCCTGTTCGACGACCCGGTGTTGGCCACCCGCCTGCACCAGGAGTACCTGCGTCTGTCCAGCCCGGAGCAGAGTTACTGGGTATATCTCAACAAGGATCACGAACTGCGCTGGCTGGACCGTGCGCAAACCCCGCCAATCAGCCTGCGTACCGAACCAGACACCAGCTTCATGCTGCGCGCCAGCACCCGCGTGATCAGCTGGTTGCCGTTGGAGTCGCAGCTGTAG
- a CDS encoding HDOD domain-containing protein, translated as MVIISAVLAAVVVGGLVWLWLRGRDDAPQPRRRVYVAPAVAAPATGTPGPAICADDLQRRFLLSALGAAETPADALRVQRAVVDDVVAALSRADLSSRYTPRRPNLLPQLIQSVNDSTASSRSIARIIGSDAVLAATLLRIANSSLYRLQQQDVQSIERAVTLIGNDGIRQIISAALVQPVMESASGVDAAFARLLWDYTLRVSLAAADHARSVEREDGFAAQLAGLLLGLSAAMAMQAAADVLVKPPLRTREPGTLLAILERCTAPTAVRIAEHWKLSAAIVQALKQVDAEAATGLARSLQIGQLAASAAMLHAQGLLSEADACSALASKLPEHVATWLWKRMHQTEDAPQ; from the coding sequence ATGGTGATTATTTCGGCAGTGCTTGCAGCAGTAGTGGTCGGAGGCCTGGTCTGGCTCTGGCTGCGAGGCCGTGACGACGCGCCGCAACCGCGGCGGCGCGTGTATGTGGCCCCGGCTGTGGCGGCGCCCGCAACCGGAACGCCGGGCCCGGCAATCTGCGCCGACGACCTGCAACGGCGCTTTCTGCTGAGCGCGCTCGGCGCGGCGGAAACGCCGGCCGATGCCTTGCGCGTGCAGCGGGCGGTGGTGGACGACGTGGTGGCCGCACTGAGCCGCGCGGACCTGTCCTCGCGCTACACGCCGCGACGGCCCAACCTGCTGCCGCAGCTGATCCAGAGCGTCAATGACAGCACCGCCTCCTCGCGTTCGATCGCACGCATCATCGGCAGCGATGCGGTGCTGGCCGCAACCCTGCTGCGCATCGCCAACAGTTCGTTGTACCGGCTGCAGCAACAGGACGTGCAGAGCATCGAGCGTGCGGTGACCCTGATCGGCAACGATGGCATCCGCCAGATCATTTCCGCCGCGCTGGTGCAGCCGGTGATGGAATCGGCCAGCGGTGTGGATGCCGCGTTCGCGCGCCTGCTGTGGGATTACACGTTACGGGTGTCACTGGCGGCGGCCGATCACGCCCGCAGCGTGGAGCGCGAGGATGGTTTCGCTGCACAGCTGGCGGGCCTGCTGTTGGGCCTGAGCGCGGCCATGGCGATGCAGGCGGCCGCCGATGTGCTGGTGAAACCACCCCTGCGGACGCGTGAGCCCGGTACCTTGCTGGCGATATTGGAGCGCTGCACCGCACCTACCGCAGTGCGTATCGCCGAGCACTGGAAACTGTCGGCGGCGATCGTGCAGGCGCTCAAACAGGTGGACGCGGAGGCAGCTACCGGTCTGGCGCGTTCGTTGCAGATAGGCCAGCTTGCCGCCAGCGCGGCGATGCTGCACGCCCAGGGCCTGCTGAGCGAGGCGGATGCCTGCAGCGCGCTTGCCAGCAAGCTGCCCGAACACGTGGCGACCTGGTTGTGGAAGCGGATGCACCAGACCGAAGACGCGCCGCAATAG
- a CDS encoding M48 metallopeptidase family protein, giving the protein MLALKYLNGYPEHLQQRARELLDAGKLGEAVRKRYAEPHAVRNDRQLYDYVQAIKERHLRQSVPLGKVLYDGKLQVVKHALGTHTAISRNHGGKLKASREIRIASVFREAPAGFLRMIVVHELAHIKEADHNKAFYQLCLHMEPDYHQLEFDLRLYLTALKHEPG; this is encoded by the coding sequence ATGCTTGCGCTGAAATACCTGAATGGCTATCCCGAACACCTGCAGCAGCGCGCCCGCGAGCTGCTGGACGCGGGCAAGCTGGGTGAAGCCGTGCGCAAGCGCTATGCCGAGCCGCACGCGGTGCGCAACGACCGCCAGCTCTACGACTACGTACAGGCCATCAAGGAGCGCCACCTGCGCCAGTCGGTGCCGCTGGGCAAGGTGCTGTATGACGGCAAGCTGCAGGTAGTCAAGCACGCGCTGGGCACGCACACCGCCATTTCCCGCAACCATGGCGGCAAGCTCAAGGCCAGCCGCGAGATCCGCATTGCCAGCGTGTTCCGCGAGGCCCCGGCCGGGTTCCTGCGGATGATCGTGGTGCACGAGCTGGCACACATCAAGGAGGCCGACCACAACAAGGCCTTCTACCAGTTGTGCCTGCATATGGAGCCGGATTACCACCAGCTGGAGTTCGATCTGCGCCTGTACCTGACCGCCTTGAAACATGAACCCGGCTGA
- a CDS encoding DksA/TraR family C4-type zinc finger protein, whose protein sequence is MATGWAGDTAVQDQIDATVEDAIKRARSRMPSGPGLEHCEECDAPIPEARRKAVPGVRLCVACQQAQDEDEVFAGYNRRGSKDSQLR, encoded by the coding sequence ATGGCTACCGGTTGGGCGGGCGATACCGCCGTTCAGGATCAGATTGATGCCACCGTCGAGGACGCCATCAAGCGTGCGCGCAGCCGCATGCCCAGCGGCCCGGGGCTGGAACACTGCGAAGAATGTGATGCGCCCATTCCCGAGGCGCGGCGCAAGGCCGTGCCCGGTGTGAGGCTGTGCGTGGCTTGCCAGCAGGCGCAGGACGAAGACGAGGTATTTGCCGGCTACAACCGGCGCGGCAGCAAGGACAGCCAGCTGCGCTGA
- a CDS encoding rRNA pseudouridine synthase encodes MTTPIRLDKRVAAQLQCSRSQAQQYIEGGWISVDGVVVETPQTMVTEEVITLGSEGSTEAAEAATFLINKPAGCSADQLVALLSDDNRFADDASGIRPLSRHFQRLDYLMPLDDAASGLVVLTQDWRVRRHLQDSGSSLEQEYVVEVSGEPSPWAMPKLTHGLIYEGRGLPQAKISWQSEQRLRFAIKDVRLGQLQNMCSQVGLKAEQIRRLRIGRVGLSKMPEGQWRYLAANQKF; translated from the coding sequence ATGACCACCCCGATCCGTCTCGACAAGCGCGTTGCCGCGCAGCTGCAGTGCTCGCGCTCGCAGGCCCAGCAGTACATCGAAGGCGGCTGGATCAGCGTCGACGGCGTGGTGGTGGAAACCCCACAGACCATGGTGACCGAAGAAGTCATCACCCTGGGCAGTGAGGGCAGCACCGAGGCCGCCGAAGCTGCCACCTTTCTGATCAACAAGCCCGCCGGCTGCAGCGCCGACCAGCTGGTCGCCCTGCTGAGCGACGACAACCGCTTTGCCGACGACGCTTCCGGCATCCGTCCACTGAGCCGTCATTTCCAGCGTCTGGACTATCTGATGCCACTGGACGATGCCGCCAGCGGCCTGGTGGTACTGACCCAGGACTGGCGCGTGCGCCGCCACCTGCAGGACTCCGGTTCCAGCCTGGAGCAGGAATACGTGGTCGAAGTCAGCGGCGAGCCCAGTCCTTGGGCCATGCCCAAACTTACCCACGGCCTGATCTATGAAGGTCGCGGCCTGCCGCAGGCCAAGATCAGCTGGCAGAGCGAGCAGCGCCTGCGCTTCGCGATCAAGGATGTGCGCCTGGGGCAGCTGCAGAACATGTGCAGCCAGGTCGGCCTGAAGGCCGAGCAGATCCGCCGCCTGCGCATCGGCCGTGTCGGCCTGAGCAAGATGCCCGAAGGCCAGTGGCGTTACCTGGCAGCCAATCAGAAGTTCTAG
- the sstT gene encoding serine/threonine transporter SstT, with product MTERSSSFRAPSLVLQIVIGLIAGIVLAMAWPAGATAVGLLGTVFISALKAVAPVLVLVLVTASIANHQHGQKTHIRMILLLYVIGTLAAALVGVAASFLFPSKLALKAAEAGMSAPGGIGEVLKTLLMQIVDNPVHALLNANYIGLLAWAVGLGLALRHASQTTRTLVSDLSDAITWVVRLVIKLAPLGVFGIVASLLAESGLGALKQYAHLLAVLVGAMLFMAFIGNPLIVAVVTRRNPYPLVLRCLRESGITAFFTRSSAANIPVNMELCRKLGLHEETYSVAIPLGATINMAGAAITISVLTLAAVNTLGYPVDLPTALLLSVLAAVGACGASGVPGGSLLLIPLACGLFGIPNDIAMQVVAVGFIVGVVQDSAETALNSSTDVVFVAAAEQARGRG from the coding sequence ATGACCGAACGTTCTTCCTCTTTCCGAGCGCCCAGTCTGGTGCTGCAGATTGTCATCGGCCTGATCGCCGGTATCGTGCTGGCGATGGCCTGGCCGGCCGGGGCAACCGCGGTTGGCCTGCTCGGCACGGTGTTCATTTCCGCGTTGAAGGCGGTGGCGCCGGTCCTGGTGCTGGTGCTGGTGACGGCTTCCATCGCCAACCACCAGCACGGCCAGAAGACCCATATCCGGATGATTCTGCTGCTGTATGTGATCGGCACCCTGGCCGCAGCATTGGTTGGCGTTGCAGCCAGCTTCCTGTTCCCGAGCAAGCTGGCGCTGAAGGCTGCCGAGGCTGGCATGAGTGCGCCGGGCGGCATTGGCGAGGTGCTGAAGACCTTGTTGATGCAGATCGTCGACAACCCGGTGCATGCGCTGCTCAATGCCAACTACATCGGCCTGCTCGCCTGGGCGGTGGGCCTGGGCCTGGCCTTGCGTCACGCCAGCCAGACCACGCGCACGTTGGTCAGCGATCTGTCCGATGCCATCACCTGGGTGGTGCGGCTGGTGATCAAGCTGGCCCCGCTGGGTGTGTTCGGTATTGTCGCCTCGCTGCTGGCCGAGTCCGGGCTGGGCGCGCTGAAGCAATACGCGCATCTGTTGGCGGTGCTGGTTGGCGCGATGCTGTTCATGGCCTTTATTGGCAATCCGCTGATCGTGGCGGTGGTGACGCGGCGCAATCCGTATCCGCTGGTGCTGCGTTGCCTGCGCGAGAGCGGCATCACAGCGTTCTTCACCCGCTCATCGGCTGCCAACATCCCGGTCAACATGGAGCTGTGCCGCAAGCTTGGCCTGCATGAGGAAACCTATTCGGTGGCCATTCCGCTGGGGGCCACCATCAACATGGCCGGTGCGGCGATCACGATTTCGGTGCTGACCCTGGCTGCGGTCAATACCCTGGGCTATCCGGTCGATCTGCCGACTGCCTTGCTGCTCAGCGTGCTGGCAGCGGTGGGTGCCTGCGGCGCGTCCGGTGTGCCGGGCGGCTCCTTGCTGCTGATTCCGCTGGCCTGTGGGCTGTTTGGCATTCCAAACGACATAGCGATGCAGGTCGTAGCGGTGGGCTTCATCGTCGGCGTGGTCCAGGACTCGGCTGAAACCGCCTTGAACTCGTCCACCGACGTGGTGTTTGTGGCCGCGGCCGAACAAGCGCGCGGACGCGGCTGA
- a CDS encoding AzlC family ABC transporter permease — translation MASAGRITQAVRIGVSIAIATGLYGISFGALAVASGFSVAQTAALSLLMFTGGSQFAFIGVIGAGGAGAAAFGAATLLGIRNAVYGAQINRMLRPRGWLKPVAAQVTIDESAATAASQSDPQEQRRGFWVAGLGVYLCWNLFTLLGALLGDALGDPREWGLDGAAVAAFLGLLWPRLRSREPVAIAAVCALVTVLALPWLPAGVPILLAAAVAAVWGWFGHGPADEGLEPDVAPTTGPELER, via the coding sequence ATGGCCAGCGCCGGGCGCATCACGCAGGCGGTGCGCATCGGCGTTTCGATAGCGATAGCGACCGGCCTGTACGGCATCTCGTTTGGTGCGCTGGCGGTGGCATCGGGTTTCAGCGTGGCACAGACCGCTGCGCTGAGCCTGTTGATGTTCACCGGCGGCTCGCAGTTTGCCTTCATCGGTGTGATCGGCGCCGGTGGTGCGGGTGCGGCGGCGTTTGGTGCGGCCACCTTGCTGGGTATCCGCAACGCGGTCTATGGCGCGCAGATCAACCGCATGCTGCGCCCGCGTGGCTGGCTCAAGCCGGTGGCGGCACAGGTCACCATCGACGAATCGGCGGCAACCGCTGCCAGCCAGAGCGATCCGCAGGAGCAGCGGCGCGGTTTCTGGGTAGCCGGGTTAGGCGTGTACCTGTGCTGGAACCTGTTCACCCTGTTGGGTGCGCTGCTCGGTGATGCCCTGGGCGACCCGCGCGAATGGGGATTGGATGGCGCGGCGGTAGCCGCTTTTCTTGGGTTGCTGTGGCCGCGGCTGCGTTCGCGCGAGCCGGTGGCCATTGCGGCGGTCTGCGCACTGGTGACGGTGCTGGCGCTGCCGTGGCTGCCGGCCGGTGTGCCGATTCTATTGGCCGCTGCAGTTGCGGCGGTGTGGGGCTGGTTCGGGCACGGCCCAGCCGATGAAGGGCTGGAGCCGGATGTCGCGCCAACGACCGGGCCGGAGCTGGAGCGATGA